Within Nitrospirota bacterium, the genomic segment GCCGCGATCCTCTCCAAACCGGACAGCGCGCACCTGAGCGCCCAATGCCAGGCGTTGATCGACGCGGCAAACCGTCACGGCGGCCTCGATAACATCACGGCCGTGTTGGTCCTCGCCGACGACGGGCCGTAGTTCCTCACCTCATCCAGGGGGATCAGTGATGTCGATGCGTGCGTGGATCCTGCTTGCACTCGTCCTGCTCGTCGTCGTGTTTGGCGGCGCGCTCCTCTCGCTCTATGTCGACGCATTGTGGTTCTCGGAGGTCGGATATCTCTTCGTATTCTCCACCAAACTGAAAACCCAGGTCACGCTCGCGGCCGTCATCGGCCTCGCCATGTTCGCCTGGCTCGCCGCCAACGTGCTCGTGGCCTCGCGCCGGCGCCTGACGCTGGTCCCGCCCCCTTGGGACGCGCTGTTGGCCGGGCGGCCGATTCGCCCGTTGCTCCTGGCTGCCGCGGCGGTCATCGCTGCCGCGCAAGGGCTACAGGCCGCGAGCCAGTGGCAGGCGTATCTGTTGTTCACCAACCCGATCGCATTCGGCCAATCCGATCCCCTGTTCGGCGAAGATGTCGGATTCTACGTCTTCACGTTGCCGTTCTTGGTGACGATCAAACAGTGGCTGTTCACCGGCGTCGTGGTGGCCGCCGCGGCGAGCGCCGTGCTGTACGTGGCGAACCAGGAAATTCGGATCGAACCGAACCGTTTCTCCATCACGCCCGCCGCCCGCCGGCATCTCCTGTGGGTGGCCGCCGCGGCCGCCCTGGTGGTCGCCTGGGGCTATCGGCTCGATCAGTACCAGTTGCTGTACGGCCGACGAGGTGTGATCTTTGGGGCCGGGTACGCCGACATCCACGCCCGACTCCCGGCCCTGTACGTGATGGTCGTGGTCGCGGTCGCCGCGGCCGCGGTACTGATCATCAGCGCAAACCGCCGTGGCTGGGGACTGCCGCTGGCGGCTGGCGCGGCCATCCCGGTGACGGCCCTGGTTGGTGGTTCGTTGATTCCCGACCTGCTTCACCGCTTCCAGGTCCTCCCGAACGAGATCGTGATGGAACGACCCTACATCGAACACAACATCCGGCTCACGCGCTTCGCGTACGGCCTCGACCACGTCGAAGCCAAGGAATTCCCGGCCTCCGACCAGCTGACCCCCAAGCAGGTCGCATCGAACACGCTGACGACCAACAACATTCGCCTGTGGGATCATCGCCCGCTCCTCTCCACCTATCGACAGCTCCAACAGATCCGCACCTATTACGACTTCATCGACGTGGACAACGACCGCTACGTGATCAACGGAGAGCTTCGGCAGGTCATGATCTCCCCCCGCGAACTCTCGTATCGGAACCTGCCCAGTCGGATCTGGATCAACGAACACCTCACATACACTCACGGGTACGGCGTGACGCTCGGGCCCGTGAACCGCGTCACGCAGGAAGGGCTTCCGGAGTTCTTCATCAAGAACATCCCGCCCGCTTCGTCGACCACCATCAAGGTGACCCGTCCCGAGCTGTACTACGGCGAACTGCCGAACGACTACGTGTTCGTCCACACCGCGAACCCCGAGTTTGACTATCCGTCCAGCGACACGAGCCAATACACCACGTACGCGGGTACGGGCGGGATCCCGATGTCGTCGTTCGTCCGGAAGGCCGCGTTCGCCGCCTCCTTCGGGTCGATGAAGATCCTCCTGTCCGACGACATCACCGCCGAGAGCCGCATCATGATCAACCGCGCGATCCAGGATCGCGCGACCAAGTTGACTCCGTTCCTCCGGTACGACCAGGACCCGTATATCGTGATCACGGACGAGGGACGGCTGGTCTGGATCCTGGATGGGTATACGACGACGGATCGGATGCCGTATTCGACGCCGTTGCGGGGGGTGGGCAACTACATCCGTAACTCGGTGAAACTCACCATCGACGCGTACGACGGCCGGATCACCGCCTACATCAGCGCGCCCGACGATCCACTCATCCGCGCCTACGCCGCCGCGTTCCCCGGGCTCCTTCAACCGATCGACGCCATGCCCGCCGATCTGCGTGCACACCTGCGCTACCCCCAGGACCTGTTCCGGATCCAATCGCACCTA encodes:
- a CDS encoding UPF0182 family protein, encoding MSMRAWILLALVLLVVVFGGALLSLYVDALWFSEVGYLFVFSTKLKTQVTLAAVIGLAMFAWLAANVLVASRRRLTLVPPPWDALLAGRPIRPLLLAAAAVIAAAQGLQAASQWQAYLLFTNPIAFGQSDPLFGEDVGFYVFTLPFLVTIKQWLFTGVVVAAAASAVLYVANQEIRIEPNRFSITPAARRHLLWVAAAAALVVAWGYRLDQYQLLYGRRGVIFGAGYADIHARLPALYVMVVVAVAAAAVLIISANRRGWGLPLAAGAAIPVTALVGGSLIPDLLHRFQVLPNEIVMERPYIEHNIRLTRFAYGLDHVEAKEFPASDQLTPKQVASNTLTTNNIRLWDHRPLLSTYRQLQQIRTYYDFIDVDNDRYVINGELRQVMISPRELSYRNLPSRIWINEHLTYTHGYGVTLGPVNRVTQEGLPEFFIKNIPPASSTTIKVTRPELYYGELPNDYVFVHTANPEFDYPSSDTSQYTTYAGTGGIPMSSFVRKAAFAASFGSMKILLSDDITAESRIMINRAIQDRATKLTPFLRYDQDPYIVITDEGRLVWILDGYTTTDRMPYSTPLRGVGNYIRNSVKLTIDAYDGRITAYISAPDDPLIRAYAAAFPGLLQPIDAMPADLRAHLRYPQDLFRIQSHLFATYHMEDPQIFYNKEDLWAIPQKGEQDMEPYYTIMKLPGEAREEFILMIPYTPAKRDNMAAWLAARSDGVHYGKLIVYLFPKQKLVYGPRQIEARIDQDALVSQQLTLWTQRGSQAIRGSLLVIPIEDSLLYVEPLYLAASESGSLPELRRVIVAFGNRLLMEPDLDAALAGLFGGRALDVAGPASPRELAAGPPGTAVSLSRQALEYYRRAQTALREGRWEAYGAELKQLEQALEALAKTP